From a single Lolium rigidum isolate FL_2022 chromosome 7, APGP_CSIRO_Lrig_0.1, whole genome shotgun sequence genomic region:
- the LOC124673587 gene encoding protein NEGATIVE GRAVITROPIC RESPONSE OF ROOTS-like → MGLINWVQNRLNTKQEKKRPAATAAAAGSSARNAPAREHFRDQEYDARDERSAGDWSMLSIGTLGNEQPTAPAEDQAVPDFTVEEVKKLQDALNKLLRRAKSKSSARGSTAGAGDDDQSLPLDRFLNCPSSLEVDRRLSLRLQAPDAAGQNGAEFSPDTQIILTKARELLASTTGGGGVKQKSFKFLLKKMFVCGGGFAPQPSFKDPVETKLEKLFRTMLHKKMSAARQSNAASSSRKYYLEDKQMEKIQMDGCYEEEDDNGEDVSKWDKTDSDFIVLEV, encoded by the exons ATGGGG CTCATTAACTGGGTGCAAAATCGCTTgaataccaaacaagagaagaaaCGTCCCGCAgccacagccgccgccgccggtagctcgGCTCGCA ATGCTCCGGCACGGGAGCACTTCCGCGACCAGGAGTACGACGCTCGCGATGAGAGGAGCGCCGGCGACTGGAGCATGCTCTCCATTGGGACGCTCGGCAACGAGCAGCCCACGGCGCCAGCGGAGGACCAGGCGGTGCCGGACTTCACCGTCGAGGAGGTGAAGAAGCTGCAGGACGCGCTGAACAAGCTGCTCCGGCGCGCCAAGTCCAAGTCCAGCGCCCGCGGCTcaaccgccggcgccggcgacgacgaccagaGCCTGCCGCTCGACAGGTTCCTCAACTGCCCCTCCAGCCTCGAGGTCGACCGCCGGCTCTCGCTCAGGCTGCAGGCCCCCGACGCGGCGGGCCAGAACGGGGCGGAGTTCTCGCCGGACACGCAGATCATACTCACCAAGGccagggagctcctcgccagcaccaccggcggtggcggcgtgaaGCAGAAGTCCTTCAAGTTTCTCCTCAAGAAGATGTTCGTCTGTGGCGGCGGCTTCGCGCCGCAGCCAAGCTTCAAGGATCCAGTTGAAACAAAACTGGAGAAG TTATTTAGgacgatgcttcacaagaagatgAGCGCCGCGCGCCAGAGCAACGCGGCATCTTCGTCAAGGAAGTATTACCTAGAGGACAAACAAATGGAGAAGATCCAAATGGATGgttgctacgaggaggaggatgacaacGGAGAAGATGTTTCCAAGTGGGACAAAACAGATTCAGACT TCATTGTTCTTGAGGTGTAA